The following proteins are co-located in the Sporolituus thermophilus DSM 23256 genome:
- a CDS encoding SEC-C metal-binding domain-containing protein produces the protein MRRNKKTRFKNNLNICKSRLTNLKPNSCRTQAQNSRNVPCPCGSGEKLKNVADGEDSYLFANDIFVKNLLQNDWLCWYNVYTIAMDNVILPRQKGI, from the coding sequence ATGAGAAGAAACAAAAAGACGAGATTCAAAAACAATTTGAACATTTGCAAAAGCAGATTGACCAACTTAAAGCCAAATAGCTGTAGGACCCAAGCGCAAAATAGCCGCAATGTCCCCTGTCCATGCGGCAGCGGGGAAAAGTTAAAAAATGTTGCAGACGGCGAAGACAGCTATCTATTCGCAAACGACATTTTTGTAAAAAACCTCTTGCAAAATGACTGGCTTTGCTGGTATAATGTATACACAATCGCGATGGATAACGTAATACTGCCAAGGCAGAAGGGCATCTAG
- a CDS encoding acetyl-CoA hydrolase/transferase family protein produces MSWQEIYKKRLTTADEAVKLIKSGDRIVPGHAASESRLLIDALMKRAPELRNVEIWQGVTINNDAPYYRPEMQGHFIVNTAFASPGTREAIWENRGHFTSLMFHRFPRAFREKRIPVDVFITMVSPPDVHGYCSLGVSVDYSKQLIESAKIVIAEVNPNMPRTHGDTFVHVSELDCIVEGNGPLLELTRFAKPNPVLEQIGKNVASLIRDGDTLQIGAGTLPDAIMSYLKDKNDLGIHSEVVSDGIMELIDSGVVNGKKKTLHPNKAVATFVYGTRKIYDYVDNNPFFLLYPVDYVNNPFVISQNDNMVAINSALEIDLLGQVAAESIGPKQFSGIGGQLDFIRGAAASKNGRSIIALQSTAQNGKISRISCQLKAGTPVTTTRNDVHYVVTEYGVADLFCKTNEERAAALISIAHPNFRDQLREEYKSLFGVSLPQI; encoded by the coding sequence ATGAGCTGGCAGGAAATTTATAAAAAACGTCTCACGACTGCGGATGAAGCCGTCAAACTTATAAAGTCTGGCGACAGGATAGTTCCGGGCCACGCCGCAAGCGAGTCTAGACTGTTAATTGACGCCTTAATGAAAAGAGCGCCGGAGCTGCGAAATGTTGAAATCTGGCAAGGAGTGACAATAAACAACGATGCACCTTACTACCGTCCGGAGATGCAAGGCCATTTCATCGTGAATACAGCGTTTGCCAGTCCTGGAACACGCGAGGCAATTTGGGAAAACCGGGGTCATTTCACGAGCCTTATGTTTCACAGATTCCCTAGAGCTTTCAGGGAAAAGCGGATCCCAGTCGACGTTTTCATTACGATGGTGTCGCCGCCGGATGTCCATGGATATTGCAGCCTAGGCGTTTCGGTTGATTACTCTAAACAGCTTATCGAGAGTGCAAAGATAGTGATAGCCGAGGTTAACCCAAATATGCCGCGGACTCACGGCGACACATTTGTCCATGTTTCCGAGCTGGACTGCATTGTGGAGGGCAATGGTCCGCTTTTGGAACTTACTCGATTTGCCAAACCCAATCCGGTGTTAGAGCAAATCGGGAAGAACGTCGCTTCGTTGATCCGAGACGGAGACACGTTGCAAATAGGTGCAGGAACGTTGCCGGATGCAATCATGTCCTACCTAAAGGACAAAAATGATCTCGGGATCCATTCAGAAGTGGTATCAGACGGTATAATGGAACTCATAGACTCCGGTGTTGTGAACGGCAAAAAGAAAACCCTCCATCCGAATAAGGCTGTCGCCACTTTCGTGTACGGAACCCGGAAAATATACGATTACGTGGACAATAACCCTTTTTTCCTGCTTTATCCGGTAGATTACGTTAACAATCCATTTGTAATAAGCCAGAACGACAATATGGTGGCGATAAACTCGGCTCTGGAAATCGACCTGTTGGGGCAAGTAGCAGCTGAGTCGATAGGGCCTAAACAATTTAGTGGGATCGGTGGTCAGCTCGACTTTATAAGAGGGGCTGCAGCGTCAAAAAATGGACGTTCTATTATTGCACTGCAATCGACGGCCCAAAATGGTAAAATTTCCCGGATAAGCTGTCAGTTAAAGGCGGGAACACCTGTTACTACTACCAGAAACGACGTTCATTACGTCGTAACTGAGTATGGTGTCGCAGATCTATTCTGCAAGACCAACGAAGAAAGAGCGGCAGCGCTCATCTCAATTGCGCATCCTAATTTTCGCGACCAGCTACGAGAAGAGTATAAGTCTTTGTTCGGAGTTTCTCTACCACAGATCTAA
- a CDS encoding MFS transporter encodes MITTAIMQEYHRRRWLIWLPLALAFLTPYFHRTVMGVVTDNLMRDFAIERASEMGNLASIYFYTYAVMQLPAGILTDRFGPRLIVTAALVTASLGAFFFSWSGSIAGLYAGRFFASLGVSLIYVSIVKIHAEWFRLREFGTMTGLIVVAGSAGFLLSATPLAYVVDAFGWRTAFVLIGCYSMLMAGFCWLMVRDRPVDVGLPSLAEIEGIERDAGSQQVNGRSGIGRALKTVLGNPHTWWPVLAAVAIYGVYMAFMGIWAVPYFMQVYGMPRTEAANYIMAMALGTMVGGPLLGVISDRLGLRRGPYIWNTVFFLAVWLVLTVWNGGKPPVWALYPLCFGIGLGVSGVNMAVACTKEVNPPELTGIAAGVGNSGGFVGAALMQPAFGWVLDRQWQGAMEHGVRIYSQQAFQVAFGGCALVLVLGLLCTLMIKETGCRNISRELARTVVG; translated from the coding sequence GTGATAACGACGGCAATTATGCAGGAATATCATCGGCGGAGATGGCTGATTTGGCTGCCGCTCGCCCTGGCTTTTCTTACCCCTTACTTTCACCGAACGGTGATGGGCGTGGTGACGGACAACCTGATGCGCGATTTTGCAATCGAACGGGCGTCAGAGATGGGCAATTTAGCCTCCATTTACTTTTATACATATGCCGTCATGCAGCTGCCGGCAGGAATATTAACCGATCGTTTCGGGCCAAGACTCATCGTAACGGCCGCCTTAGTCACTGCTTCCTTGGGAGCGTTTTTTTTCAGCTGGTCCGGCAGTATTGCCGGGTTATACGCCGGACGCTTTTTCGCTAGTTTAGGCGTAAGTCTGATCTATGTCAGCATCGTGAAAATTCATGCTGAATGGTTCCGACTGCGGGAATTCGGCACAATGACCGGACTAATTGTCGTCGCCGGCAGCGCCGGGTTTTTGTTATCCGCTACACCGCTGGCGTATGTGGTCGATGCTTTCGGCTGGCGGACAGCCTTCGTTTTAATTGGATGTTATTCCATGCTAATGGCGGGATTTTGCTGGCTCATGGTGAGGGATCGCCCGGTTGATGTCGGTTTGCCTTCGCTTGCCGAGATTGAGGGCATTGAGCGTGATGCCGGCAGTCAACAGGTCAATGGGAGAAGCGGCATTGGAAGGGCTTTGAAAACTGTGCTTGGCAATCCGCATACGTGGTGGCCGGTTTTGGCGGCCGTGGCAATCTACGGCGTGTATATGGCCTTTATGGGCATATGGGCCGTTCCTTACTTCATGCAAGTTTACGGTATGCCGCGTACGGAAGCTGCTAATTACATCATGGCGATGGCGTTAGGCACTATGGTGGGCGGGCCATTGTTGGGAGTTATTTCCGACCGGTTAGGACTGCGGCGGGGGCCGTATATTTGGAATACCGTGTTTTTCTTGGCGGTATGGCTGGTGTTGACGGTCTGGAATGGCGGGAAACCCCCGGTATGGGCGCTCTATCCGCTTTGTTTCGGTATCGGACTCGGGGTATCCGGAGTCAACATGGCGGTGGCCTGCACCAAAGAAGTCAATCCGCCGGAACTGACGGGCATCGCGGCCGGGGTAGGCAACTCCGGCGGTTTCGTAGGCGCCGCGCTCATGCAGCCCGCTTTTGGCTGGGTTCTGGATCGGCAATGGCAGGGCGCTATGGAGCACGGGGTTAGGATCTATTCGCAGCAAGCCTTTCAGGTAGCGTTTGGTGGCTGTGCATTGGTGCTTGTGCTTGGCTTGTTATGTACGCTGATGATTAAAGAAACGGGCTGCCGCAATATTTCCCGGGAGCTTGCGCGGACGGTGGTAGGGTAA
- a CDS encoding ATP-binding protein has product MARIFSELEQLLVYRNLLQDEVIKKLMAFAKDECPKLRGDLAGELIVKAEELGLAGNLLNSYIIHLVSFDNNVFSRTAEKTGGKVGASLLKAAAYDITILKKVFRQSQQCGFDSIVLSYNPTYQKRDNNIAEVQDWLLDSTDRYSAEQVAALLCEHYARYGYSEMAGCRAFRWDKQKGLVGVRHIDPIRLEDIVGYERQKKTLLRNTEAFLAGKPAHNVLLVGARGTGKSSSVKALANRYYEDGLRLIEVTKNDLQDLPAVMNAARQWGKKFILFIDDLSFEESELGYKQLKSVMDGGLETRPDNVLIYATSNRRRLIRESWQDRAGDEVHHQDTIHEKISLADRFGITLTYPSPNQDEYLKIVEDIARKNNIDLPSVELRAQALRWEMAHSGRSGRIARQFVDDLISKISCG; this is encoded by the coding sequence ATGGCGAGGATTTTTTCCGAACTTGAACAACTGTTGGTTTATAGAAATCTGTTGCAAGATGAGGTAATCAAAAAGTTAATGGCTTTTGCCAAGGACGAATGCCCGAAGCTAAGGGGAGACCTGGCCGGGGAACTGATTGTAAAAGCGGAGGAGCTGGGGCTGGCGGGCAATCTCCTCAATAGCTATATAATTCATCTTGTCAGCTTCGATAATAATGTTTTCAGCAGGACGGCGGAGAAAACCGGAGGCAAAGTCGGAGCAAGCCTGCTGAAGGCTGCTGCTTACGATATAACGATCCTTAAAAAAGTGTTTAGGCAGAGTCAGCAGTGCGGTTTTGACAGCATTGTGCTGAGTTATAACCCTACTTATCAAAAACGGGACAATAATATTGCTGAGGTGCAGGACTGGCTGCTGGACAGTACCGACCGGTATTCGGCTGAGCAGGTCGCCGCGCTGCTCTGTGAGCATTATGCCCGGTATGGTTACAGCGAAATGGCCGGCTGCCGAGCGTTTAGGTGGGATAAGCAAAAAGGTCTGGTGGGGGTCAGGCACATCGACCCGATACGACTGGAAGATATTGTGGGCTATGAGCGCCAGAAAAAGACCTTGCTCCGTAACACCGAGGCTTTTCTTGCCGGTAAACCTGCCCACAACGTGCTACTGGTCGGCGCCAGGGGAACGGGGAAGTCCTCGTCGGTGAAGGCGCTGGCCAATCGCTACTATGAAGATGGGCTCAGGCTTATCGAGGTAACGAAAAATGACCTTCAGGACTTGCCGGCGGTTATGAACGCTGCCCGCCAGTGGGGCAAAAAGTTTATTTTGTTTATTGACGATTTGTCGTTTGAGGAGTCGGAATTAGGCTATAAACAGCTAAAATCGGTGATGGACGGCGGGCTGGAAACACGGCCGGATAACGTTTTGATTTATGCTACGTCAAACCGCAGACGCTTAATCCGGGAGTCGTGGCAGGACCGCGCCGGGGATGAGGTCCACCATCAAGATACCATTCACGAAAAAATTTCCCTCGCGGATCGGTTTGGCATTACGCTGACCTATCCCTCGCCGAACCAGGACGAGTATCTTAAGATAGTAGAAGACATCGCCCGCAAAAACAACATTGACTTACCGTCCGTTGAGCTCCGGGCGCAGGCGCTGCGCTGGGAAATGGCCCATTCGGGCCGTTCCGGCCGGATTGCCAGGCAGTTCGTTGATGATCTTATCAGTAAAATATCCTGTGGTTGA
- the ilvC gene encoding ketol-acid reductoisomerase codes for MKKLYYDHDANWDIIKDKHVAIIGYGSQGHAHALNLHDSGVKVTVGLYEGSKSWNKALSDGLAVATVRDAVAQADIVMMLLPDEKQAAVYTEHVAPYIRPGAALAFAHGFNIHYNQIIPSTDIDVFMVAPKGPGHLVRRVFTEGKGVPCLMAVYQDSTGMAQDLALAYARGIGGTRAGVLLTTFKEETETDLFGEQAVLCGGLAELVCAGFEILTEAGYQPESAYFECLHELKLIVDLMYEGGLAAMRHSISDTAEYGDYMTGKRIITEATRAEMRKILAEIQDGTFAKNWILENKANRPVFTALRRQKAAHPVETVGKELRAMMPWLKKE; via the coding sequence ATGAAAAAACTTTATTATGACCATGATGCCAATTGGGACATTATCAAAGATAAGCATGTGGCCATTATTGGTTACGGAAGCCAAGGGCATGCCCATGCGCTGAACCTGCATGACAGCGGCGTTAAGGTCACTGTCGGCCTGTACGAAGGAAGCAAGTCCTGGAACAAGGCGCTAAGCGACGGGTTGGCCGTTGCCACGGTCAGGGACGCGGTAGCTCAGGCCGATATTGTCATGATGCTGCTGCCCGACGAAAAACAGGCAGCCGTTTATACCGAACATGTAGCGCCTTATATCAGACCCGGAGCGGCTTTGGCGTTTGCCCATGGCTTCAATATTCACTATAACCAGATCATTCCGTCGACCGACATCGATGTATTTATGGTCGCCCCGAAAGGACCCGGCCACTTGGTGCGTCGCGTCTTTACCGAAGGCAAGGGCGTACCGTGTCTTATGGCGGTTTACCAGGACAGCACCGGCATGGCGCAGGACCTCGCCTTGGCTTATGCCCGGGGCATAGGCGGCACGCGCGCCGGGGTGCTACTTACCACCTTTAAGGAAGAAACAGAAACGGACTTGTTCGGGGAGCAGGCCGTTCTCTGCGGGGGTCTGGCCGAACTGGTCTGCGCCGGTTTTGAAATATTGACCGAGGCCGGTTACCAGCCCGAGTCGGCATATTTTGAATGTCTCCATGAACTGAAGCTCATTGTTGACCTGATGTATGAAGGCGGGTTAGCGGCCATGCGCCACTCGATCAGTGATACCGCCGAGTATGGGGACTACATGACCGGAAAGCGGATTATTACGGAAGCGACCCGGGCCGAGATGCGCAAGATCCTGGCGGAAATTCAGGACGGCACTTTTGCGAAAAACTGGATTTTGGAAAACAAGGCCAATCGTCCGGTCTTTACTGCTTTGCGCCGGCAAAAAGCGGCCCATCCGGTTGAGACGGTAGGGAAAGAACTTAGGGCTATGATGCCGTGGCTGAAAAAGGAATAG
- a CDS encoding YlbF family regulator, with protein MLENKAKEIVEELKKTNEFKALKQAKDTLERNSQLKRRVEQFSLDHAKAYQRTDGGGKFPIEELERRFNELMQVPEIAAYFKAGQKFDNVVMKLHELIDELLEQALAGSNR; from the coding sequence ATGCTTGAAAATAAAGCGAAAGAAATCGTAGAGGAATTAAAAAAAACCAATGAATTTAAGGCGCTGAAACAAGCCAAAGACACCCTTGAAAGAAACAGCCAACTGAAGAGACGTGTTGAGCAATTCTCCCTTGACCATGCTAAGGCGTACCAACGGACCGACGGCGGAGGAAAATTTCCGATAGAAGAGTTGGAGCGAAGATTTAATGAGTTGATGCAAGTACCAGAGATTGCTGCTTATTTTAAGGCGGGGCAAAAATTTGACAATGTGGTAATGAAGCTACATGAGCTTATCGACGAGTTGCTCGAGCAAGCGCTGGCAGGAAGTAACAGATAG
- the ilvB gene encoding biosynthetic-type acetolactate synthase large subunit, with amino-acid sequence MKLTGSRIIVESLLRQGVDTVFGYPGGAIMPLYDALYDAPIRHILTVHEQGAAHAADGYARSSGRVGVCIATSGPGATNLVTGLATAYMDSSPVVAITGQVATNLIGRDAFQEIDVIGITMPITKHNFLVKNVNQLAATIDKAFAIATSGRPGPVLIDVPRDVLLAETDYCPDRPLGIEPHKEQDSVPDHVVSAAAKALATAERPVLVIGGGVKTGAAEREVMALAEQTGIPVVSTLMGLGAFPADHRQFLGLTGMHGHKAANLTVHYADVVLAVGTRFNDRVTGDPANYSSGKTIIHLDVDAAEPGKNMETEIALIGNVRASLKQILAALARAARADLAPWWEKIAQWRHAVTSRKMCPGQIDPAWLMRHMAKAAAGQQVVWVTDVGQHQMWAAQHLKIDSSRSWITSGGLGTMGFGLPAALGAQVACPGSRVILIAGDGGFKMTGMELYTAVNEKLPLICVILNNQALGMVRQWQKLFFQERYAATNLVPFDFVGFVRSFGIEAYKASTPDEFAAAFQEALGGAGPTVIIADINPDCLVLPMVRPGQAIHCFVE; translated from the coding sequence ATGAAGTTGACGGGCAGCAGAATTATTGTCGAAAGTCTTTTGCGGCAGGGCGTTGATACGGTATTTGGCTATCCCGGCGGTGCGATCATGCCTTTATATGACGCCCTGTACGATGCCCCGATACGCCATATTTTAACGGTGCACGAACAAGGCGCCGCTCACGCCGCCGACGGCTATGCCCGGTCGTCGGGGCGGGTGGGCGTATGTATCGCTACCTCGGGCCCTGGCGCAACCAACTTAGTAACAGGCTTGGCCACCGCTTACATGGATTCTTCGCCGGTTGTCGCCATTACCGGGCAGGTTGCGACCAACCTCATTGGCCGGGACGCTTTTCAGGAGATCGACGTCATCGGTATTACCATGCCGATAACGAAACATAACTTTCTGGTCAAAAATGTGAATCAACTGGCGGCAACGATCGACAAGGCCTTCGCGATCGCCACCAGTGGGCGGCCGGGGCCGGTGCTGATCGATGTGCCGCGGGACGTTTTGCTTGCCGAAACGGATTACTGCCCTGACCGTCCTCTTGGGATTGAGCCGCACAAAGAGCAGGACAGTGTGCCTGACCATGTGGTGAGCGCCGCGGCTAAAGCGCTTGCCACCGCCGAGCGGCCGGTTCTGGTAATCGGCGGCGGGGTAAAAACAGGGGCGGCGGAGCGTGAAGTTATGGCGCTTGCCGAACAAACAGGCATTCCTGTTGTCAGTACGTTAATGGGGCTGGGGGCCTTCCCTGCCGACCACCGCCAGTTTCTCGGGTTGACCGGGATGCATGGGCATAAGGCAGCTAACCTGACGGTGCACTATGCCGATGTGGTCTTAGCCGTTGGTACCCGCTTTAACGACCGTGTTACCGGCGATCCGGCCAATTATTCTTCCGGCAAAACCATTATCCATTTGGATGTTGACGCTGCCGAACCCGGCAAAAACATGGAAACGGAGATTGCCCTCATCGGCAATGTACGCGCTTCACTAAAGCAAATATTGGCGGCGCTGGCGCGGGCAGCGCGCGCTGACTTAGCGCCCTGGTGGGAAAAGATCGCCCAGTGGCGGCACGCGGTAACAAGCCGCAAAATGTGCCCGGGCCAGATCGACCCTGCCTGGCTGATGCGGCATATGGCCAAGGCTGCGGCCGGGCAACAGGTAGTTTGGGTAACCGACGTGGGCCAACATCAAATGTGGGCGGCGCAGCATCTAAAAATTGACAGTTCGCGCAGTTGGATCACTTCTGGTGGGTTGGGGACGATGGGGTTTGGCCTGCCGGCAGCGCTTGGCGCGCAGGTGGCCTGCCCCGGCAGCCGCGTCATCCTAATTGCTGGCGACGGTGGCTTTAAGATGACCGGCATGGAGCTCTATACCGCCGTAAATGAGAAGCTGCCGCTGATTTGCGTGATTTTAAATAACCAGGCTTTGGGCATGGTGCGGCAGTGGCAAAAACTGTTCTTTCAAGAGCGCTATGCTGCAACCAATTTGGTCCCTTTTGATTTTGTCGGGTTTGTCCGGAGCTTCGGCATTGAGGCCTATAAGGCAAGCACACCGGACGAGTTTGCCGCCGCTTTTCAAGAGGCGCTCGGCGGGGCCGGGCCGACGGTAATCATTGCTGATATTAATCCGGACTGCCTGGTGCTGCCGATGGTGCGGCCAGGCCAGGCCATCCACTGTTTTGTGGAATAG
- a CDS encoding dihydroorotase — translation MAYRYDILLKNGTVVDYATDREEVADVAIKDGKIAEIAPDIAPTLAQEVIELRGYHVVPGIVDLHTHISAWIGGKFGHKMLAKAGVTTTLDMAGPVDSVLDLARDYGVGLNVATIEYVRPEYTVKDTNPGTAELQDLLDRSLKKGAIGLKLLGGHYPLTPDATARAIEVANQNKAYIAFHCGTLNKGSNIEGFLEAIELAQGQALHIAHINSYTRGVIRPWMQEAEEAIAALIANPNIRCESYLSPLNGTSARCAQGAPESLQTRKCLEAGGFAPTEQGLEEAILAGWAQINMEAGGEVVLATGPEAAAYWRQKETDTTVSFNVNPPEPRLRLATAKRPDGRFVVDAISTDGGGIPRNVIVEMGLSLVKLQALTLKEFVQKTSYNPARILGLMNKGHFRPGADADITVLDLTRQQAFMTIVNGKVIMVNGYVCGQGSTVITTAAGADYVQAKGLQPRVVDLAQSAFYQI, via the coding sequence ATGGCTTATCGCTATGACATACTCTTAAAAAACGGCACGGTTGTTGACTATGCCACCGACCGCGAAGAGGTCGCGGACGTTGCCATTAAGGACGGTAAAATCGCGGAGATTGCGCCGGATATTGCTCCCACTCTGGCCCAGGAAGTAATCGAACTACGCGGCTACCATGTCGTACCCGGCATTGTCGACCTGCATACGCACATATCGGCTTGGATTGGCGGCAAATTTGGCCACAAGATGCTGGCCAAGGCGGGGGTTACGACCACCTTGGACATGGCCGGACCGGTCGACAGTGTCCTCGATTTGGCCCGCGACTACGGGGTGGGCCTGAATGTCGCCACGATTGAGTATGTGCGGCCTGAGTACACCGTAAAGGACACCAATCCCGGCACGGCTGAACTGCAGGACTTGCTGGACAGGTCACTAAAAAAGGGGGCTATTGGCCTTAAACTGCTCGGCGGTCACTACCCACTAACGCCTGACGCTACGGCCCGGGCCATCGAAGTAGCCAATCAAAATAAGGCTTACATTGCCTTCCACTGCGGCACCTTAAATAAAGGTTCTAACATTGAAGGCTTTCTCGAAGCGATCGAACTGGCGCAAGGCCAGGCGCTGCATATTGCTCATATTAACAGCTACACGCGGGGGGTGATCCGCCCCTGGATGCAGGAAGCAGAAGAAGCCATTGCCGCCCTGATTGCTAACCCCAACATCCGCTGTGAGTCGTACCTTTCGCCCCTTAACGGTACCAGCGCCAGGTGCGCGCAAGGAGCGCCGGAAAGCCTGCAAACCCGGAAATGTCTTGAAGCCGGCGGGTTTGCGCCGACCGAACAAGGCTTGGAGGAGGCCATTTTGGCCGGCTGGGCCCAAATCAACATGGAAGCGGGTGGCGAAGTGGTGCTCGCTACCGGCCCGGAAGCGGCAGCGTACTGGCGACAAAAAGAAACCGATACCACTGTCAGCTTCAATGTCAACCCGCCTGAGCCGCGGCTGCGGCTGGCCACGGCTAAGCGCCCTGACGGCCGTTTTGTCGTCGACGCCATCAGCACCGATGGCGGCGGCATCCCCCGCAATGTTATTGTCGAAATGGGGCTGTCCCTTGTCAAACTACAGGCGTTGACGCTGAAAGAGTTTGTCCAGAAAACCAGCTATAACCCGGCCCGTATTCTTGGCCTCATGAACAAAGGACATTTCCGGCCTGGCGCCGACGCCGACATTACCGTGCTTGACCTGACTAGACAGCAGGCCTTTATGACAATAGTAAACGGTAAGGTTATTATGGTGAACGGCTATGTCTGCGGGCAAGGCAGCACGGTTATCACCACTGCCGCCGGCGCGGACTATGTACAAGCAAAAGGGCTGCAGCCTCGGGTAGTAGACTTGGCGCAAAGCGCTTTTTACCAAATTTGA
- a CDS encoding carbon-nitrogen family hydrolase, which produces MKVALLQMDIVLGDVQANRQKALAMLEQGAKAGAKLFVLPELWTTGYVLDQLLEIGEPDGGPTVTMLQKFAKDNGVEIVGGSIAEIRDGKVYNTIYVIDSAGEVIGKYSKIHLVPMMNEEKYLAPGDKQGLFDLSFGKAGGIVCYDLRFTELTRALALKGAQVLFVPAEWPAVRGRHWLILSQARAIENQMFVVAVNRVGQDHSNTFFGHSLVVSPWGEVLAEGSETEEQVIIADIDLGIVPEIRRKVPVFADRRPQYY; this is translated from the coding sequence ATGAAAGTCGCACTGCTGCAAATGGATATCGTCCTGGGCGATGTCCAGGCTAACCGCCAAAAGGCGCTGGCCATGCTGGAGCAAGGCGCCAAGGCTGGCGCCAAGTTGTTCGTGCTGCCCGAGCTATGGACAACGGGCTATGTGCTTGACCAATTACTGGAGATTGGCGAGCCTGATGGCGGGCCTACCGTCACAATGCTGCAGAAGTTTGCCAAAGACAACGGCGTCGAAATTGTCGGCGGTTCAATCGCCGAAATCCGCGACGGCAAGGTGTATAACACCATCTATGTTATTGACAGCGCCGGTGAAGTGATCGGCAAATACAGTAAAATTCACCTGGTGCCGATGATGAATGAGGAAAAATATTTGGCTCCTGGCGATAAACAAGGCTTATTTGACCTCAGCTTTGGCAAGGCCGGCGGCATCGTTTGCTATGACCTCCGGTTCACCGAACTGACGCGCGCGCTCGCGCTAAAAGGGGCGCAGGTGCTGTTCGTACCGGCCGAATGGCCGGCGGTCCGCGGCCGGCACTGGCTTATCCTGAGCCAGGCCCGGGCCATTGAAAACCAGATGTTTGTCGTTGCCGTCAACCGGGTGGGCCAAGACCATAGCAACACCTTCTTCGGCCATTCCCTGGTTGTGAGTCCCTGGGGCGAAGTTCTGGCCGAGGGGTCCGAAACCGAAGAACAGGTTATTATTGCCGATATTGATCTTGGGATCGTGCCGGAAATTCGCCGGAAAGTACCGGTATTCGCCGACCGGCGCCCGCAGTATTATTAA
- a CDS encoding ACT domain-containing protein — translation MKHKVSILLARQDDSLVRLTGLLYRKGYVIESLSSGPTEEQGHIRVTAVISGIQKTPRLLMSQVAKLFDVVSVDVWEDNNSVQVN, via the coding sequence ATGAAACACAAGGTTTCTATCCTACTTGCGCGGCAGGATGATTCGCTGGTGCGGCTGACAGGACTTCTGTATCGGAAAGGCTATGTGATTGAAAGTCTTTCATCAGGGCCAACCGAGGAGCAAGGGCATATTCGGGTCACGGCCGTTATTTCCGGTATTCAGAAAACGCCCCGCCTGCTGATGAGTCAAGTCGCGAAACTGTTTGACGTGGTAAGCGTGGATGTCTGGGAAGATAACAACAGCGTCCAAGTCAACTAA